The Archangium primigenium genomic interval CCCCGGCGGTCGTCCGGTTGTTGTTGGCCGAGTTGCCCGCGCCATACAGGGTGAAGGCGCCCTCGGTGGCGGGCGCCGTCACGGAGAAGTCGAAGCGCACCTCCGGCCCCGTGGCGGTGGAGGTGAAGGCCTTGGAGGCCTTGTGGGTGAGCTCCCGCCCCGACTTCTGCAGGGACGCATCCAGCACGGAGAGCAGATCCGCGGTCCCGTTCACCGCCAGGTTGAGGCCCCCGACGGCGGCCGGGCCGCCCCGGATGACGAAGGCATACGTATTGACCGAGCCCGGCGTCACCGTGGTGGGGCCGATGAACTGCACGGTCGGGTTGGCGCCCCCCGAGTGGCAATTGGCGCACGTCGCCCCCGACACACCCGAGTAGCCGACCATGCCTCCCGAGTGGGCCAGGACCGGACTGGAGAACAACCCCACGGACAACACTCCCACGACGATTGAACGCGACGACATGAAGCCTCCCAGATAAAAATGTCGGCCCTTTAACGTATTTCCCGTCTTTCTCCCACCCCCCTCCGACACATCGCGGCATCGGCTGGCCCGTGCGGACCGTATGGGTCACAAGGAAACGGGCGTGGAAGGAAAGGAGCACCTGATGCGTGGGCGGTTGCGATGGGGAGCGCTGCTGGCCGTCGGCGTCCTGATGCTGCTCGCCCTCTGGCGTCTGACCGGAGGCACGCCGGAGCAGGACCCCGAGGGCGCGGAAGCGTCAGGTCCCCGGACGCCCCGGGCCCCGGTCGCCGCCCGCCCCCGCGAGGCCCGGGACCCTGACGCGTCCCCCTCGACCCCCGACACCCCCACCGCGGCGGACGGCGTGCTCGAGGTGGAGGTGCGCGAGGGGGAGCGGCCCGTGCCCGGCGCGCCCGCGCGGCTGTACCGGCGCGGCCCGAGGGATCCCAACCTGGGGACATTCATCTGGTGGCGTGTCGGGGAAGGCCTCACGGACGCGGCGGGACGGGTGGTGCTCGCGGCGGGGCCGGGAGACTACCTGGTGTCGGTGCGCGTGGAGGGGCATGCGCCGCTCGTGCGGGACGTGGTGCGACCCCAGGCGGAGGCCCGCACCCGCGTGGTGCTCCAGGTGGAGCCGGGCGTGCGGCTCGAGGGGCGCACGGTGGTGGGCACGACCCGCGAGCCCCTGCCCCTGGTGCGGCTCGTCCTGGCGCGGCGCTCCGCGGAGCTCGCGTTCTGGCTCCAGCCCGAGCTGCCCGAGGACGAGCGCGTCCAGGTCACGAGCAACGAGCGGGGCCTGTTCCGCGTGGACGGACTCGCGCCGGGCGTCTGGCGGCTGGAGGCGGACACCCCCGGCTACGCGCTCACGGTGATCGAGCAGGTGAAGGTGCCCGCGGGCAAGCCCCTGGAGGTGGCGCTCCAGGCCGCGGGTATCATCGAGGGCTTCGTCGTGGACGCGCGGGGCGAGCCGGCCGCGGGCGCCGAGGTCCAGTTGGGCGGCAAGACGGCGCAGCAGCTCGTCACGGGCGAGGGCGGTGGCTTCTCCGGCGAGGTGGAAGCGGGCGCCTACACGGTGATGGCGCGGCGGGGCGAGGAGGCAGGGGCCCTGGAGACGCCCGTGGTGGTGAGCGCGGGCATGACGGTGCGGGGTGTACGGCTGCAGCTCGGGCCCGGCGCCGTGCTGGAGGGGCGCGTGTGGGCCAAGGCCTCGGGCGCGCCGGTGGCGCAGGCGCGCGTGGACGTGAGCCCCCTGGGCGGCAACGGCGACCTGGGCCGCGCCTCGACGGACGCGGACGGCCGCTTCCAGGTGCGGGGGCTCGCGTCGGGCGCCTATGACGTGGTGGTGGGCGCCCAGGGCTTCGCCACCGTGCTGCGCCGGGGGGTGATGCTGCGCGGCCGGGAGCACTTCACCCTGGACGTGACGCTCGGGGGCCTGGGCTCGGTGGAGGGCCACGTGCGGGACCCAGAGGGCCGACCCGTGGAGGGCGCGCGGGTGCTCGCCTTCCCGCGGCAGGACCCGCTGGACACGCCGGCCGTGGAGACCCGGACCGACGCCGAGGGCCACTACCGGCTCGAGGGCGTGACGCCCGGCCCCCAGCGGCTCGTCGCCCGCCGGGACGGCGCGACCCAGGGCATGGTGCGCCCGGTGGAGGTGGGCGACAGCGGCCCGGCCCGGGTGGACTTCACCCTGGAGACCACGGGGGTGGTCGAAGGCGTGGTGCGCGGCCGCCTGCCCGACGAGCCCCTGGAGGTGACGGCCACCCCCACCGAGCGCCACGGGCCGGGTTGGTCCGAGCGCCGCGGCACCCCGGTGGACGCGGCGGGCGCCTTCCGGCTGGTGCTCGCTCCGGGCAGCTATCAGGTGGCGCTCGCGAGCACACGCGCGGCGAGCCCCGCCGAGCGCATCGAGGTCCGGGCGGGGAGCACGACCCGGGCCGAGCTGCTCTGGCGCGAGGCGGCCCAGAGCACGGGCGAGGTGGGGGGCCGGGTCCTCGAACCGGACGGCGCGCCCTCGCCGAGCGCCCTCGTCCTGGCCTTCACCGACGGAGAGGAGCGGGAGATCATCGGCGCGACCTGGACGGACGGCGAGGGCCGCTTCCAGATCAACCTCCTGCCGGAGCGCGCCAGCCTGGAGCGACTCCAGTTGCAGGCGGCCAACGGCGGGCGCCGGGGGCAGCTCGCGGGCGTGCGCACGGGCCTGCAGGGGGCGGACGTGCGGCTCGCGCCCGGGGCCACCCTGAGTGGCCGGGTGGTGCGGACGGGCGCGCCCGTCCAGGGCTTCACCCTCACCCTGGAGCCCGAGCAGTTCGTCCCGCTCGCCCAGAAGCCCGGCCCCTGGGAGTTCTCCGGCGAGCGCTTCCAGGTCCGGGACGTGCCCGCGGGCCCCGCCCTGCTCCGGGTGCGCAC includes:
- a CDS encoding MXAN_6652 family MXYO-CTERM-anchored protein — encoded protein: MSSRSIVVGVLSVGLFSSPVLAHSGGMVGYSGVSGATCANCHSGGANPTVQFIGPTTVTPGSVNTYAFVIRGGPAAVGGLNLAVNGTADLLSVLDASLQKSGRELTHKASKAFTSTATGPEVRFDFSVTAPATEGAFTLYGAGNSANNNRTTAGDGVAASTLAVQVRAETVPDAGTEPDAGSSPDAGTEPDSGTAPDSGTSPDAGTPPDSGTPPDAGTGTGSPDAGSGGEPPPGNGQDDGGGCSSTAGAPMLSFVLGVAALIRLRRRRA
- a CDS encoding carboxypeptidase-like regulatory domain-containing protein, whose product is MRGRLRWGALLAVGVLMLLALWRLTGGTPEQDPEGAEASGPRTPRAPVAARPREARDPDASPSTPDTPTAADGVLEVEVREGERPVPGAPARLYRRGPRDPNLGTFIWWRVGEGLTDAAGRVVLAAGPGDYLVSVRVEGHAPLVRDVVRPQAEARTRVVLQVEPGVRLEGRTVVGTTREPLPLVRLVLARRSAELAFWLQPELPEDERVQVTSNERGLFRVDGLAPGVWRLEADTPGYALTVIEQVKVPAGKPLEVALQAAGIIEGFVVDARGEPAAGAEVQLGGKTAQQLVTGEGGGFSGEVEAGAYTVMARRGEEAGALETPVVVSAGMTVRGVRLQLGPGAVLEGRVWAKASGAPVAQARVDVSPLGGNGDLGRASTDADGRFQVRGLASGAYDVVVGAQGFATVLRRGVMLRGREHFTLDVTLGGLGSVEGHVRDPEGRPVEGARVLAFPRQDPLDTPAVETRTDAEGHYRLEGVTPGPQRLVARRDGATQGMVRPVEVGDSGPARVDFTLETTGVVEGVVRGRLPDEPLEVTATPTERHGPGWSERRGTPVDAAGAFRLVLAPGSYQVALASTRAASPAERIEVRAGSTTRAELLWREAAQSTGEVGGRVLEPDGAPSPSALVLAFTDGEEREIIGATWTDGEGRFQINLLPERASLERLQLQAANGGRRGQLAGVRTGLQGADVRLAPGATLSGRVVRTGAPVQGFTLTLEPEQFVPLAQKPGPWEFSGERFQVRDVPAGPALLRVRTQDGLQGERAVVLRPGATLEVDVSLP